In Athalia rosae chromosome 6, iyAthRosa1.1, whole genome shotgun sequence, one DNA window encodes the following:
- the LOC105693536 gene encoding odorant receptor 49b-like: MPEKPEELQQPTMEYAVSNHRWSLWLLGIWPNRDSYSNLRYFVTVGLITSAIIPQMTDLLQNNSLSMNVIENLSSLIPCILVTIKLFIIKVNMERLRVCLKAIEDDWLQVWQPEFEKENRQIMTRHAKIGRIFNVACTILLYVTAAGYSMFRHTLKRLLNNIMVGIRLAGFLSLPYTVPDPPVQLYEEENSTGLNSTHRRLPLSAVYYFNPYRSPIYELTYLAQCLGIVCGATANFSIDSFLALLVLHFCGQLEILGRNLEHYRGVMKHTDSDQISTRSCSCMTCLVERHLEIVRLSQMMEDSFHAMLLFQLLLNSILFCFLGYQIIMNFEDSEAVGIATFLIFMLTMMLHLFLYSYVGEEITDKSEAIGNCAYKASWYDLQTAASKPLIMLMARSKSPLHITAGKFFVMSLENYTDVSMKYFLLHREYK, encoded by the exons ATGCCGGAAAAACCGGAAGAACTGCAGCAACCGACGATGGAATATGCCGTTAGTAATCATCGGTGGAGTTTGTGGCTTTTGGGGATATGGCCGAATCGTGATTCCTACTCGAACTTACGATATTTTGTCACCGTTGGTCTCATCACCTCCGCTATAATACCGCAGATGACCGATCTGTTACAAAATAATTCACTATCGATGAACGTAATCGAGAATTTGTCCAGCCTTATCCCTTGCATACTGGTCACCATAAAATTGTTCATCATCAAAGTGAACATGGAAAGATTGCGCGTTTGTTTGAAAGCGATCGAAGACGATTGGCTCCAAGTTTGGCAaccagaatttgaaaaagagaacCGTCAGATAATGACCAGACACGCTAAAATCGGAAGGATTTTTAACGTCGCCTGCACTATTCTACTCTACGTTACAGCAGCCG GGTACTCCATGTTTCGGCACACCCTGAAACGACTTTTAAACAACATTATGGTTGGTATACGTCTTGCAGGTTTTTTGAGCCTTCCCTATACCGTTCCGGATCCTCCCGTTCAACTTTATGAAGAAGAGAATTCCACGGGGCTGAATTCTACCCACAGGAGACTCCCACTCAGCGCAGTTTACTACTTCAATCCATACCGTTCGCCAATTTATGAATTGACTTACCTGGCCCAGTGCCTCGGGATAGTGTGTGGGGCGACTGCAAATTTCTCAATCGACAGTTTTCTGGCTCTTCTTGTTCTCCACTTTTGCGGACAGCTAGAAATTCTGGGCAGAAACCTCGAACATTATCGCGGAGTTATGAAGCACACCGACTCCGACCAAATTTCCACAAGATCTTGCTCGTGCATGACTTGTCTAGTTGAACGACACCTAGAAATCGTGAG GCTCTCACAAATGATGGAAGACTCATTCCACGCGATGCTGTTATTTCAATTGTTGCTAAACTCAATTTTGTTTTGCTTCTTGGGATATCAAATTATCATG aatttcgaGGACAGTGAAGCAGTCGGCATCGCCACTTTCCTCATCTTCATGCTTACTATGATGTtgcatttatttctttactcTTACGTTGGCGAAGAAATTACCGACAAG AGCGAGGCTATAGGCAACTGTGCTTACAAAGCGTCGTGGTACGATCTGCAAACAGCGGCTTCTAAACCTCTGATAATGCTGATGGCACGTTCGAAGTCTCCGTTGCACATCACCGCAGGGAAATTCTTCGTCATGTCCTTAGAAAATTATACAGACGTAAGTATGAAATACTTTTTATTGCATCGCGAGTATAAGTAA